The following are encoded in a window of Methylocystis rosea genomic DNA:
- a CDS encoding peroxiredoxin gives MSFQIGDTAPDFEADTTQGHIKFHDWIGDSWCILFSHPKDFTPVCTTELGYMAKLEPEFKRRNVKIIGLSVDPVDNHAKWAVDIEETQGAKPTYPMIGDPDLRISKLYGMLPASASGDASVRTPADNQTVRNIFVIGPDKKIKLIMVYPMTTGRNFDEVLRIIDSLQLTSTHKVATPVNWRPGDDVIIAGSVSDEEAKKIYPGGWNAPRPYLRIVPQPK, from the coding sequence ATGTCTTTCCAGATTGGCGACACCGCGCCGGATTTCGAAGCTGACACGACGCAAGGACATATCAAGTTTCATGATTGGATTGGCGATTCCTGGTGCATTCTATTCTCGCATCCCAAGGACTTCACGCCGGTCTGCACGACCGAACTTGGCTACATGGCCAAACTCGAGCCGGAATTTAAGCGACGCAACGTCAAGATCATCGGCTTGAGCGTCGATCCGGTCGACAATCACGCCAAATGGGCGGTCGACATCGAGGAAACTCAGGGCGCGAAGCCGACTTATCCGATGATCGGCGACCCGGACCTTCGCATCTCCAAGCTTTATGGAATGTTGCCCGCGAGCGCCAGCGGCGACGCCAGCGTCAGGACGCCGGCCGACAACCAGACGGTGCGCAATATTTTCGTCATCGGTCCCGACAAGAAGATCAAGCTCATCATGGTCTATCCGATGACGACCGGCCGCAACTTCGATGAAGTGCTCCGAATCATCGACTCGCTGCAATTGACCTCGACACATAAGGTCGCGACGCCCGTCAACTGGCGGCCAGGCGATGACGTCATCATCGCCGGATCAGTCTCCGACGAGGAGGCCAAGAAGATCTATCCTGGGGGCTGGAATGCGCCGCGGCCCTATCTTCGCATTGTGCCGCAACCGAAATGA
- a CDS encoding MBL fold metallo-hydrolase — MIFRQLFDSVSSTYSYLLAGHRGGEALIIDPVLDKVDRYLQLMRELDVRLVKSLDTHTHADHITGSGALRDRTHCITVMGERSNADVVSMRVREGERIRIPGVELEVLYTPGHTDDSYSFMLADRVFTGDTLLIRGTGRTDFQNGDARAQYESLFGKLLKLPDSTLVYPAHDYKGDTVSTIGEERAFNPRLQVKSVDEYVALMESLHLPNPKMMDVAVPANIHIGLHQEDIARRGWSLTPQEALELLGQPSTALVDLREAREREVNGVIPGSLHMPYDELEENIRDGGLLHELAVATGKRIVFYCAFGERSAMAVEAAQGAGLTSARHIQGGLDAWIKAGGPLVG, encoded by the coding sequence ATGATCTTCAGGCAACTGTTCGATAGCGTCTCCAGCACCTACAGCTATCTCCTCGCCGGCCATCGCGGCGGGGAGGCGCTGATCATCGATCCGGTGCTCGACAAGGTTGATCGCTATCTGCAGCTGATGCGCGAGCTCGACGTACGGCTGGTCAAGTCTTTGGACACGCACACCCACGCCGATCACATCACCGGATCGGGCGCGCTGCGCGACCGCACGCACTGCATCACGGTGATGGGCGAGCGCAGCAACGCTGACGTGGTGTCGATGCGCGTTCGCGAAGGCGAGCGCATCCGAATTCCGGGCGTCGAGCTTGAAGTCCTCTATACGCCCGGACACACCGACGATTCATACAGCTTTATGCTGGCCGACAGGGTGTTTACCGGCGACACGCTATTGATTCGCGGCACGGGCCGCACTGACTTTCAGAACGGCGACGCGCGGGCGCAGTACGAGTCGCTTTTCGGCAAGCTGTTGAAGCTTCCCGACTCGACGCTTGTCTATCCTGCGCACGACTATAAGGGCGATACGGTCAGCACGATTGGCGAGGAGCGGGCGTTCAATCCGCGTTTGCAAGTCAAGTCCGTCGATGAATATGTCGCGCTGATGGAAAGCCTGCATCTGCCCAATCCGAAAATGATGGACGTTGCGGTCCCGGCGAACATTCACATCGGATTGCATCAGGAGGACATTGCGCGGCGGGGCTGGTCGTTGACGCCGCAAGAGGCGCTAGAACTGCTCGGTCAGCCCTCAACGGCTCTCGTCGATCTGCGCGAAGCGCGCGAGCGCGAAGTCAATGGCGTCATTCCCGGCTCGCTGCATATGCCCTATGACGAACTCGAAGAGAATATTCGCGATGGCGGGCTGCTGCATGAGCTGGCGGTCGCCACCGGCAAGCGCATCGTTTTTTATTGCGCCTTCGGCGAGCGTTCGGCGATGGCGGTCGAGGCCGCGCAGGGAGCGGGATTAACTTCGGCGCGCCATATTCAGGGCGGCCTCGACGCTTGGATCAAGGCCGGCGGTCCGCTCGTAGGCTAA
- the ruvB gene encoding Holliday junction branch migration DNA helicase RuvB gives MGAARLNTPARLVSPEQRDDDADASLRPLSLSDFTGQEAARANLKVFIEAAKTRGDALDHVLLVGPPGLGKTTLAQIVARELGVNFRSTSGPVIAKAGDLAALLTNLEPRDVLFIDEIHRLNPAVEEILYPAMEDFQLDLIIGEGPAARSVKIDLAKFTLVGATTRAGLLTTPLRDRFGIPVRLNFYTPEELELIVKRGARVLGIGVDASGAKEIARRSRGTPRIAGRLLRRVRDFAVVGGVGSITRKLADHALSLLEVDSIGLDVMDRRYLNLVAVNFGGGPVGIETIAAALSEPRDAIEDIIEPFLLQQGFLQRTPRGRLLTPHAFRHLGLAEPARPAAQFGLFGEGED, from the coding sequence ATGGGAGCCGCCCGTTTGAACACCCCCGCGCGCCTTGTCAGCCCCGAGCAGCGCGACGACGACGCCGACGCGTCGCTGCGTCCGCTGTCGCTTTCGGACTTTACGGGTCAGGAGGCGGCGCGCGCCAATCTCAAGGTCTTCATCGAGGCCGCCAAGACGCGCGGCGACGCGCTCGATCATGTGCTGCTCGTCGGCCCGCCGGGATTGGGAAAGACCACGCTGGCGCAGATCGTCGCGCGCGAGCTTGGCGTTAACTTCCGCTCGACATCCGGCCCCGTCATCGCCAAGGCCGGCGACCTCGCGGCGCTGCTCACCAACCTCGAGCCGCGCGACGTGCTGTTCATTGATGAAATTCACCGGCTTAATCCGGCGGTCGAGGAAATCCTTTATCCGGCCATGGAGGATTTCCAGCTCGACCTGATCATCGGCGAAGGTCCGGCGGCGCGTTCGGTGAAGATCGACCTTGCGAAGTTCACCCTCGTGGGCGCGACGACGCGCGCCGGCCTCCTGACGACGCCGCTGCGCGACCGCTTCGGCATTCCTGTCCGGCTGAATTTCTACACGCCGGAAGAATTGGAGCTGATCGTCAAGCGCGGCGCGCGCGTGCTGGGGATCGGCGTCGACGCCTCGGGCGCGAAGGAAATCGCGCGCCGCTCGCGCGGCACGCCGCGCATCGCCGGCCGCCTTCTGCGACGCGTGCGCGACTTCGCCGTGGTGGGTGGCGTGGGATCAATCACCCGCAAACTCGCCGATCACGCTCTGTCGCTCCTCGAGGTCGATTCAATCGGCCTTGACGTGATGGATCGTCGCTATCTCAATCTGGTGGCCGTCAATTTCGGCGGCGGCCCGGTCGGCATAGAGACGATCGCGGCGGCGCTGTCGGAGCCGCGCGACGCGATCGAGGACATTATCGAGCCGTTTCTATTGCAGCAGGGCTTCCTGCAGCGCACGCCGCGCGGGCGCCTGCTGACGCCGCACGCCTTCCGTCACCTCGGCCTCGCCGAGCCGGCGCGTCCCGCAGCGCAGTTCGGATTGTTTGGCGAAGGCGAAGACTAA
- a CDS encoding Uma2 family endonuclease has product MNRPSSQYEYMSLDDFEELLPDKPADEKWELIGGRVVRMMVGARWEHNYIIQNLANGIRERLRASGSPCRTLVESFRLRSRPTESSTLPDVIVHCCALEPGAAYLSDPTVLIEVMSEGSKARDRFEKWAVYQLLPSLKHYVLVERDRAHIETFDRVADEWGGVRIFDGLAATLELPAIGVGVPLAEIYRDVIAA; this is encoded by the coding sequence GTGAATCGCCCGTCCTCGCAGTATGAGTATATGTCCCTCGACGATTTCGAGGAACTTCTGCCCGACAAGCCCGCCGATGAGAAGTGGGAGCTGATCGGCGGCCGCGTCGTGCGCATGATGGTCGGCGCGCGCTGGGAGCACAACTACATCATCCAGAATTTGGCGAATGGCATCCGCGAGCGCTTGCGTGCGTCGGGTTCGCCCTGCCGGACCTTGGTCGAGTCGTTTCGGCTGCGTAGCCGCCCGACAGAGTCTTCAACGCTGCCGGACGTGATCGTCCATTGTTGCGCGCTTGAGCCAGGAGCCGCGTATCTGTCCGATCCGACGGTGCTCATCGAAGTGATGTCGGAAGGGAGCAAGGCGCGAGATCGATTCGAGAAATGGGCGGTCTATCAACTGCTGCCGAGCCTGAAGCATTATGTGCTGGTTGAGCGCGATCGCGCCCATATCGAGACTTTCGACCGTGTCGCAGATGAGTGGGGGGGCGTGCGGATCTTTGATGGGCTCGCCGCGACTTTGGAATTGCCGGCGATCGGGGTTGGCGTTCCGCTCGCTGAAATCTACCGCGACGTGATCGCCGCCTGA
- the ruvA gene encoding Holliday junction branch migration protein RuvA, giving the protein MIGKLKGLIDSYGEDFVILDVNGVGYVVHCSTRTLQKLPRVGEASALAIETQVREDSIRLFGFASEAERDWFRLLQTVQGVGAKVALAILSILPANDLASAIAMQDKASVSRAPGVGPKLAARIVAELKDKAPAFGAVDPALARLAGEESEGGPSAARDAISALVNLGYGRPQAAAAVAESLKQLGEAAEASALIRQGLRELAR; this is encoded by the coding sequence ATGATCGGCAAGCTCAAAGGGCTGATCGACAGCTATGGCGAGGATTTCGTCATCCTCGACGTCAATGGCGTCGGCTATGTGGTGCACTGCTCGACGCGCACGCTGCAAAAGCTGCCGCGCGTCGGCGAAGCCTCCGCGCTGGCCATCGAAACGCAGGTGCGCGAAGATTCAATCCGGCTCTTCGGCTTCGCGAGCGAGGCCGAGCGCGACTGGTTCCGCCTTTTGCAGACCGTGCAGGGCGTCGGCGCCAAAGTGGCGCTGGCGATCCTGTCGATTCTTCCGGCGAACGATCTCGCCTCCGCCATCGCCATGCAGGACAAGGCGAGCGTCTCCCGCGCGCCGGGCGTCGGCCCGAAGCTCGCCGCGCGCATCGTCGCGGAGCTGAAGGACAAGGCCCCCGCTTTCGGCGCCGTCGACCCCGCCCTCGCCCGACTCGCGGGCGAAGAGAGCGAAGGCGGCCCGTCGGCCGCGCGCGACGCGATTTCCGCTCTGGTCAATCTCGGTTATGGGCGCCCGCAGGCGGCTGCCGCGGTGGCCGAAAGCCTCAAGCAGCTTGGCGAAGCCGCCGAGGCGAGCGCGCTGATTCGCCAGGGCCTGCGGGAACTCGCGCGCTGA
- the ruvC gene encoding crossover junction endodeoxyribonuclease RuvC encodes MTPAPIRILGIDPGLRNTGWGVIEAQGSRLSFIACGRVRSDASLNMGERLSQLHLGLMGVIADLAPHEAAIEETFVNRDPQSALKLGQARGVALTAPALAGLVIAEYAANLVKKTVVGAGHADKTQVQMMVRVLLPASGATSADAADALAVAICHAQHRGARLRISA; translated from the coding sequence ATGACCCCTGCCCCGATTCGCATCCTCGGCATCGATCCCGGCCTGCGCAACACCGGCTGGGGCGTCATCGAGGCGCAGGGCTCACGGCTCTCCTTCATCGCCTGCGGGCGCGTGCGCTCCGACGCAAGCCTCAACATGGGCGAGCGGCTATCGCAGCTGCATTTGGGCCTGATGGGCGTCATCGCCGATCTTGCGCCACATGAAGCGGCGATCGAGGAGACTTTCGTCAATCGCGATCCGCAGTCGGCCCTGAAGCTCGGACAGGCGCGCGGCGTGGCGCTGACCGCCCCCGCGCTCGCTGGCCTCGTCATCGCCGAATACGCCGCCAATCTCGTCAAGAAGACCGTCGTCGGCGCCGGCCACGCCGACAAGACGCAAGTGCAGATGATGGTGCGGGTGTTGCTGCCGGCGAGCGGAGCGACGAGCGCCGACGCCGCCGACGCTTTGGCGGTGGCGATCTGCCACGCCCAGCATCGCGGCGCGAGACTGCGGATTTCGGCATGA
- a CDS encoding dicarboxylate/amino acid:cation symporter, with amino-acid sequence MISQDAERTTDRLGALGWWRATPLYLRILGAVALGLAVGVMLGDHAAVLETPAKLVLRLLGALAPPLILLAIMQALMRAHLGGRQALRLVTLLLTNTLVAIGIGLLVANVLQPGSWSSPAPAHAPAKAAAGADPLAQFLDSVPKSIGGPFSDNGTVMGVIFIAVALGVALRSLRHREVRTVEDLVHVALTSLITILHWIIDLVPLAVFGIVASIVGVKGFGDFLALGGFVVAVLAALTLQASYYLIRVRLGSWAPPLYVLRGVRDALVMAFSTGSSTATMPVTYARLRENVGLREESASMGALVGANFNNDGTALYEAMSALFVAQLLGMHLTLSQQFIVVVTSVVASVGAAGIPEAGLVTMTMVFKAVALPTDYIAMLFTVDWLLDRCRTAINVMGDVTVSCLLDGKTRERPETLPP; translated from the coding sequence TTGATCTCACAAGATGCGGAACGGACGACCGACCGCCTGGGCGCCCTCGGCTGGTGGCGCGCGACGCCCCTCTATCTGCGCATTCTGGGGGCCGTGGCGCTGGGTCTTGCCGTCGGCGTCATGCTTGGCGACCATGCGGCAGTGCTCGAAACGCCGGCCAAGCTTGTGTTGCGGCTCCTGGGGGCGCTTGCCCCTCCGCTGATTCTGCTGGCGATCATGCAAGCGCTGATGCGCGCGCATCTTGGCGGGCGGCAGGCGCTCCGGCTGGTAACGCTGCTGTTGACGAACACGCTGGTGGCGATCGGCATCGGCCTCCTCGTCGCTAATGTCCTTCAACCCGGTTCATGGTCGAGCCCCGCGCCGGCGCATGCGCCCGCCAAGGCCGCAGCCGGCGCCGATCCTCTCGCGCAATTCCTCGACAGCGTGCCCAAAAGCATCGGCGGGCCATTTTCGGACAATGGCACGGTGATGGGCGTCATCTTCATCGCGGTGGCGCTGGGCGTCGCGCTGAGAAGCCTGCGGCATCGTGAGGTGCGCACCGTCGAAGACCTCGTTCACGTGGCGCTGACCAGCCTGATTACCATTCTGCACTGGATCATCGATCTGGTGCCGCTGGCCGTTTTCGGCATCGTCGCCAGCATCGTCGGCGTGAAGGGCTTTGGCGATTTCCTCGCTTTGGGAGGCTTCGTCGTCGCCGTGCTCGCGGCGCTGACCTTGCAAGCCAGCTACTACCTCATCCGCGTGCGGCTCGGGTCTTGGGCGCCACCACTCTATGTGCTGAGGGGCGTGCGCGATGCGCTGGTGATGGCGTTTTCGACCGGCAGCTCCACCGCCACGATGCCAGTGACCTATGCGCGGCTGCGCGAAAATGTCGGGCTGCGCGAGGAGTCCGCCAGCATGGGCGCGCTCGTGGGCGCGAATTTCAATAATGACGGCACGGCGCTCTATGAAGCCATGTCGGCCTTGTTCGTCGCGCAATTGCTCGGCATGCATTTGACGCTCAGCCAGCAGTTCATCGTCGTGGTGACGTCCGTCGTCGCATCCGTCGGCGCGGCTGGCATTCCGGAAGCGGGATTGGTGACGATGACGATGGTCTTCAAGGCGGTGGCGCTGCCCACCGACTACATCGCCATGCTCTTTACCGTCGACTGGCTGCTGGACCGCTGCCGGACGGCCATTAACGTCATGGGCGACGTCACGGTCAGCTGTCTGCTGGATGGCAAAACGCGCGAGCGGCCGGAGACGCTACCGCCCTGA
- a CDS encoding iron-sulfur cluster assembly scaffold protein gives MLDNIYNQRILELAGNIPRIGRLPRPDATASAYSKLCGSTITVDLRLEDGKVADYAHELKACALGQASASIMARNVVGSTPQELREAREALRRMLKENGPPPTGKWADLAVLEPVRDYKARHGSTMLAFDAVADAVTKAEA, from the coding sequence ATGCTCGACAACATTTACAATCAACGCATTCTGGAACTTGCCGGAAACATTCCGCGCATCGGCCGGCTGCCGCGACCGGACGCGACCGCCTCGGCCTATTCCAAACTCTGCGGCTCGACGATCACCGTCGATCTGAGGCTGGAAGACGGGAAAGTGGCCGACTACGCGCATGAGCTGAAGGCCTGCGCGCTGGGCCAAGCGTCGGCCTCGATCATGGCGCGCAATGTAGTCGGCTCCACGCCGCAGGAGCTGCGCGAGGCGCGCGAAGCGCTGCGCCGAATGCTCAAGGAGAACGGTCCGCCGCCGACCGGCAAATGGGCCGACCTGGCGGTGCTGGAGCCGGTGCGCGACTACAAGGCCCGGCATGGGTCGACGATGCTGGCGTTTGACGCCGTGGCGGATGCGGTGACGAAGGCGGAGGCTTGA
- the folE gene encoding GTP cyclohydrolase I FolE — protein MDDVVKTCPFSSLETVKTVERPSRDEAEAAVRTLLRWAGDDPDREGLQDTPRRVVKAYEEFFSGYRESADEVLSKVFEEVEGYDDLVLVRDIPFTSHCEHHVVPFVGKTHIAYYPAGGVVGLSKLARLVEIFARRLQTQEAMTAQIAAAIDEALAPRGVAVMVEAEHMCMSMRGVMKQGSSTVTMQFSGVFRDDPAEQARFYTLLRGAR, from the coding sequence ATGGATGACGTGGTTAAGACCTGTCCCTTTTCTTCGCTCGAGACGGTTAAAACCGTCGAACGCCCCTCCCGTGATGAGGCCGAAGCCGCCGTACGCACCCTTCTGCGCTGGGCGGGAGACGATCCGGACCGCGAGGGGCTGCAAGACACCCCGCGTCGCGTCGTCAAAGCCTATGAAGAGTTCTTCAGCGGCTATCGGGAAAGCGCCGACGAGGTTCTGTCGAAAGTCTTCGAGGAGGTCGAAGGCTACGATGATCTCGTGCTCGTTCGCGACATTCCCTTCACGTCGCATTGCGAGCACCACGTCGTGCCATTCGTCGGAAAGACGCACATCGCCTATTATCCGGCGGGCGGGGTGGTCGGTCTGTCGAAGCTTGCCCGGCTTGTCGAGATTTTTGCCCGCCGCCTCCAGACTCAGGAGGCGATGACGGCGCAGATCGCGGCGGCGATCGATGAAGCGCTCGCGCCCCGCGGGGTCGCCGTGATGGTCGAGGCGGAACATATGTGCATGTCGATGCGCGGCGTGATGAAGCAGGGGTCGTCCACGGTCACCATGCAGTTTTCCGGCGTGTTCCGTGACGATCCGGCCGAGCAGGCGCGTTTCTATACGCTGCTGCGCGGAGCGCGGTGA
- the hisI gene encoding phosphoribosyl-AMP cyclohydrolase, with amino-acid sequence MSQASKEVEEGSVFAPKFDANGLIVCVTTEAATHDVLMVAYMNELALEKTIETGLAHYWSRSRRSLWRKGETSGQTQKVLSLRVDCDQDAVLLEVEVGGDGKACHTGRKSCFYRALGDEGALVFSADGA; translated from the coding sequence ATGTCTCAGGCGTCCAAAGAGGTGGAGGAGGGGAGCGTTTTCGCGCCGAAATTCGACGCGAACGGCCTCATCGTCTGCGTCACCACCGAGGCGGCGACGCACGACGTGCTGATGGTCGCCTATATGAACGAACTCGCGCTCGAGAAGACCATCGAGACGGGGCTCGCCCATTATTGGTCGCGGTCTCGGCGCTCGCTCTGGCGCAAAGGCGAGACCTCGGGACAGACGCAAAAAGTGCTGTCGCTGCGCGTCGACTGCGATCAGGACGCCGTGCTGCTTGAGGTCGAAGTCGGCGGCGACGGCAAGGCCTGCCATACGGGGAGAAAGTCCTGCTTTTATCGGGCGCTCGGCGACGAGGGCGCACTGGTTTTCTCCGCCGATGGCGCATAG